The following are encoded in a window of Clostridia bacterium genomic DNA:
- a CDS encoding HD domain-containing protein, producing the protein MAGNNIPCNQLVAALALALDIEEEVKLYHAWRVAAGAQAAAAELHPDDRAQQALVFYAGLLHDVGAVGLSDHIVHLVSQPDYLAIPGVQEHPTIGSAILRTLPQADALATAVADHHERLDGHGYPQGKVGEELSLSAQLLHVADLADIHFRLASPWDWQKILKGLKKGAGKAFLPQAFEAFQAAMEQGLKEVWADSSAVEAWVRQLADRLPLPLPPSCSVSAVLEVFARIIDAKHAYTAGHSQRVANYAQSIARAAGLGPSEVTAIYWSGLLHDLGKISVPRAILDKPGRLNQEELVAIRNHPIYTGELLREISGLKEISEIASGHHERFDGQGYPQGLRADGIPLGARVLALADAFDAMTSPRPYQQRRSPEEALKELQRGSGTQFDPDLVPVATAALL; encoded by the coding sequence ATGGCTGGAAACAATATCCCTTGCAATCAATTGGTTGCCGCCCTGGCTCTGGCCTTGGATATCGAAGAAGAGGTCAAGCTCTACCATGCCTGGAGGGTAGCGGCCGGCGCTCAGGCAGCTGCTGCTGAGCTTCATCCCGACGACCGGGCCCAGCAAGCGCTAGTCTTCTATGCTGGCCTCCTTCACGATGTGGGCGCTGTAGGCTTGTCCGACCACATAGTTCACTTGGTTAGCCAGCCTGACTACCTGGCTATTCCAGGGGTACAGGAACACCCTACCATCGGCAGCGCTATCCTCCGCACCTTACCCCAAGCCGATGCTCTGGCCACGGCCGTGGCTGACCACCACGAGCGCCTAGACGGGCATGGCTATCCCCAGGGCAAGGTTGGGGAAGAACTTTCTCTATCCGCCCAGCTTTTGCATGTCGCCGATCTCGCCGACATTCATTTCCGGCTAGCCTCCCCCTGGGACTGGCAGAAAATCCTGAAGGGGCTTAAGAAAGGAGCAGGCAAAGCCTTCCTTCCCCAAGCTTTTGAAGCGTTTCAAGCCGCCATGGAACAAGGCTTGAAGGAGGTTTGGGCGGATTCCTCCGCGGTTGAGGCCTGGGTCCGTCAGTTGGCCGACCGCCTCCCCTTGCCCCTGCCGCCTAGCTGTTCCGTTTCCGCGGTATTGGAAGTGTTTGCCCGCATCATTGACGCCAAGCACGCCTATACTGCCGGCCATTCCCAGCGCGTAGCCAATTACGCCCAAAGCATAGCACGAGCCGCCGGTCTAGGTCCAAGTGAGGTTACTGCCATCTACTGGAGCGGTCTTCTGCATGACCTAGGAAAGATTTCCGTTCCCCGAGCCATCCTGGATAAGCCTGGCCGGCTAAACCAGGAAGAACTGGTGGCTATTCGCAATCATCCCATATATACCGGAGAGTTGTTGAGAGAAATTTCCGGGCTGAAAGAGATTAGCGAGATAGCTTCCGGGCACCACGAGCGGTTTGATGGCCAAGGCTATCCCCAGGGCCTCAGGGCAGACGGTATCCCGTTGGGGGCTCGGGTCCTAGCTTTGGCCGATGCCTTTGACGCCATGACCTCTCCGCGGCCTTACCAGCAGCGCCGTTCGCCCGAGGAAGCCTTAAAGGAGCTACAGCGGGGAAGTGGCACCCAGTTTGATCCCGACCTAGTGCCGGTGGCAACAGCGGCCCTTCTTTAG
- a CDS encoding glycosyltransferase family 4 protein, giving the protein MANGGRLRIGVFTDSYLPYVSGVVRSVQSFTKELRELGHEVYIFAPNYPDAQPEPGLFRFPSLPALTFREFSLALPIWPGLSAVIRSLGLDIIHSHSPFVLGSLGARYAHKYSIPLVFTYHTLYDQYVHYFPLAPGLSKVIVEKYTADYCNRCQLVVVPTRVIKEKILADGVKVPIKIIPTGIDVKRFASGDPLWLRQRLKLGTDRKIVLSVGRLGKEKNVEFLLDAFALAMKEVPEACLVLVGTGPLEGLLREQAQRLGIADNMFLMGRLDASEIVHAYAGADVFAIASLTETQGLVTLEAKAAGLPVVAVDAFGSREMVNSGEDGFLVPLKKDSFANRLVQLLKHSELRKAMGQEAKRRAQDCSARASALKLIGAYREAIERRQGASPSRDQGKVAAG; this is encoded by the coding sequence TTGGCTAATGGTGGGCGGCTTCGGATTGGCGTCTTCACTGACAGCTATCTTCCCTATGTGAGCGGAGTAGTCCGATCCGTACAGAGCTTTACTAAGGAGCTTCGCGAGCTGGGCCACGAAGTATACATCTTTGCCCCCAATTATCCTGATGCCCAGCCCGAGCCAGGACTATTTCGCTTTCCCTCCTTGCCGGCTTTAACCTTCAGGGAATTTAGCTTGGCCTTGCCTATTTGGCCGGGATTGAGCGCCGTGATCCGCAGCCTAGGCTTAGACATAATTCATAGCCACTCCCCTTTTGTCTTAGGCTCGCTGGGAGCCCGTTATGCTCACAAATACAGCATCCCTTTGGTTTTCACCTACCACACCCTTTATGATCAGTATGTGCACTATTTTCCTCTGGCTCCAGGGTTATCCAAAGTGATCGTCGAGAAGTATACGGCTGACTACTGTAACCGTTGCCAACTAGTAGTTGTGCCTACCCGGGTAATCAAGGAAAAGATCCTTGCTGACGGGGTCAAGGTGCCGATCAAGATCATACCGACAGGAATCGACGTTAAAAGATTTGCTTCTGGCGATCCGCTCTGGCTTAGGCAACGGCTTAAGCTCGGCACTGACCGCAAAATTGTCCTATCGGTGGGCCGCCTGGGGAAAGAGAAAAACGTGGAGTTTTTGCTGGATGCCTTTGCCCTGGCCATGAAAGAGGTCCCCGAGGCGTGCCTGGTACTGGTGGGAACCGGTCCGTTAGAAGGGTTGCTTCGAGAACAGGCCCAGCGCCTAGGTATAGCCGACAATATGTTCTTGATGGGGAGGCTGGATGCTTCCGAGATCGTTCACGCTTACGCGGGGGCGGATGTGTTTGCTATTGCTTCCCTGACCGAGACCCAGGGCCTGGTTACCCTCGAGGCCAAGGCGGCCGGGTTACCGGTAGTGGCGGTGGATGCCTTCGGCAGTCGGGAAATGGTCAATTCGGGCGAGGACGGGTTCTTAGTACCCTTGAAAAAAGACAGCTTTGCTAACCGCTTAGTGCAGCTGCTCAAGCACTCCGAGCTCAGAAAAGCCATGGGGCAAGAGGCTAAGCGTCGCGCCCAGGATTGTTCGGCCCGAGCGTCGGCCCTGAAGCTAATTGGTGCTTATCGGGAAGCAATTGAGAGGCGGCAGGGGGCCTCACCGAGCCGCGATCAAGGCAAAGTAGCTGCCGGGTGA
- the uvrB gene encoding excinuclease ABC subunit UvrB, which produces MGQGQFILKSDFVPRGDQPEAIAALVEGVRAGYRHQTLLGVTGSGKTYTMAQVIQAVQRPTLVIAHNKTLAAQLCGEFKEFFPDNAVEYFVSYYDYYQPEAYIPQTDTYIEKDSSINDEIDKLRHSATAALFERRDVIIVASVSCIYGLGSPEDYRDLMVSLREGEEYDRNQVLRRLVDNQYVRNDYDFHRGTFRVRGDVVEVYPASFTEKAIRIEFFGDEIDRILEIDPLTGEILARRRHVAIFPASHYVTESEKMERAIASIEAELEERLRELRAQGKLLEAQRLEQRTRFDLEMMREVGYCNGIENYSRHLTGRKPGEPPYTLLDYFPKDFLVFIDESHQTIPQLGGMYEGDHSRKLTLVEYGFRLPSALDNRPLKFAEFEERVPQAIYVSATPGPYELRHSQQVVEQVIRPTGLVDPQVIVRPVAGQIDDLLNEIQKRVAKKQRVLVTTLTKRMAEDLTDYLREVGVRVRYLHSEINTIERMEIIRDLRLGEFDVLVGINLLREGLDLPEVALVAILDADKEGFLRSETSLIQTIGRAARNVEGTVIMYADRITDSMQRAIQETERRRAKQLAYNQKHGITPQTIKKAVRDVIEATYAAEPKVPYLPKRQVANLSARELKKLLADLEKEMKEASRQLEFERAAQIRDLIIELRAQSRQSPSQSASPGGQVASRKRRRKQSLG; this is translated from the coding sequence ATGGGACAAGGACAGTTCATCTTAAAGTCAGATTTCGTGCCCCGAGGCGACCAGCCCGAGGCCATTGCCGCCTTGGTAGAAGGAGTGAGGGCCGGTTACCGGCACCAAACCCTTTTGGGGGTCACTGGGTCGGGAAAGACCTACACTATGGCTCAAGTCATCCAGGCGGTGCAGCGTCCTACCCTGGTCATTGCCCACAATAAGACCCTGGCGGCCCAACTGTGTGGCGAGTTTAAGGAGTTTTTTCCTGACAATGCGGTAGAGTATTTCGTGAGTTACTACGACTATTACCAGCCGGAGGCTTATATCCCCCAGACGGATACTTATATTGAAAAGGATTCCTCCATCAACGATGAGATCGATAAGCTTCGCCACTCGGCTACCGCCGCCCTGTTTGAGCGCCGGGACGTAATTATAGTGGCTAGCGTCTCCTGCATTTATGGTCTGGGATCCCCCGAGGATTATCGAGACCTCATGGTTTCGCTTCGGGAAGGGGAAGAATACGACCGCAACCAGGTTCTGCGGCGGCTGGTTGACAACCAATACGTACGGAACGACTACGATTTCCACCGTGGGACTTTTCGGGTCAGGGGAGATGTGGTGGAGGTTTACCCGGCTTCCTTTACAGAAAAGGCCATCCGCATTGAGTTCTTCGGCGATGAAATCGACCGCATTCTGGAGATAGACCCGTTGACTGGAGAGATCCTGGCCCGGCGCCGGCACGTGGCTATCTTTCCGGCTAGCCACTATGTTACTGAGAGCGAAAAGATGGAGCGGGCCATAGCCAGCATCGAAGCGGAGCTGGAGGAGCGGCTGAGAGAGCTCAGAGCCCAGGGCAAGTTGCTGGAGGCCCAGCGTTTGGAGCAGCGCACCCGTTTTGACTTGGAGATGATGCGAGAAGTCGGTTACTGTAACGGGATTGAGAACTACTCTCGACACCTTACCGGCCGAAAGCCAGGCGAGCCCCCTTATACCTTGCTGGACTATTTCCCTAAGGACTTTCTGGTGTTTATTGATGAGTCGCACCAGACTATTCCCCAGCTTGGAGGAATGTATGAGGGGGATCACTCTCGCAAGCTAACCCTGGTGGAGTACGGCTTTCGTTTGCCTTCGGCTTTGGACAATCGGCCCCTCAAGTTTGCGGAATTTGAGGAACGTGTACCCCAGGCTATCTACGTATCAGCCACTCCTGGCCCTTATGAGCTCCGGCACAGCCAGCAGGTAGTGGAGCAAGTCATTCGACCTACCGGACTGGTAGATCCGCAGGTGATAGTCCGCCCGGTAGCAGGGCAAATCGATGATCTGCTGAACGAGATTCAGAAGCGGGTAGCCAAGAAGCAGCGGGTTTTGGTAACCACCCTGACCAAGCGCATGGCGGAAGACTTGACCGATTATTTGCGAGAGGTTGGGGTTAGGGTACGTTACTTGCATTCGGAGATCAATACCATCGAGAGGATGGAGATCATTCGCGATCTCAGGTTGGGTGAGTTTGATGTCCTGGTGGGCATCAATTTGCTGCGCGAGGGGCTAGATCTGCCTGAAGTGGCGCTGGTGGCCATTTTGGATGCGGACAAGGAGGGTTTCTTGCGCTCGGAGACTTCCTTGATTCAAACTATTGGCCGGGCAGCTCGTAACGTGGAAGGAACGGTTATTATGTATGCCGACCGCATAACCGATTCCATGCAGCGGGCTATCCAGGAAACTGAACGGCGCCGGGCCAAGCAACTGGCCTATAACCAAAAGCATGGCATCACGCCCCAGACCATCAAAAAGGCTGTGCGCGACGTGATTGAAGCTACTTATGCCGCCGAGCCAAAAGTACCTTATCTCCCCAAGCGCCAAGTGGCCAATCTGTCCGCCCGTGAGCTGAAAAAGCTACTGGCCGACCTGGAGAAGGAAATGAAGGAGGCCAGTCGCCAGCTGGAATTTGAACGGGCAGCCCAGATTCGCGACCTGATTATCGAGCTGAGAGCCCAGTCTCGCCAATCTCCATCCCAATCAGCTTCTCCTGGAGGCCAGGTTGCCAGCCGCAAGCGCCGCCGGAAGCAGTCACTCGGCTAA
- a CDS encoding ABC transporter permease: protein MRPRMAWYYLKQALISMRRNLGMGVASVATIAVALLILGGFVLIILNASRMTTAVESQMEIAAFLKVDASQKDVDGVGYLIRQLPGVSSVELVTKEQGLAQVGPALGGESQLLAALGGENPLPDYYRVKVERPEQVIPTAQAIARMPHVDEVRYGQGTIEKLLAFTRWLRLIGTTLLVALSLAAVFLVANTIRISVYAKKREISVMRYVGATNWFIRWPFIIEGFLLGALGGGIAVFILMLGYQTMLNYVQSTLNFIPWVTDPALMRDMVLGLVALGAVVGVLGSIISMRRYLEA, encoded by the coding sequence TTGAGGCCTAGAATGGCCTGGTACTACCTTAAGCAGGCGCTGATTTCTATGCGCCGCAACTTGGGAATGGGTGTAGCGTCAGTGGCTACCATTGCTGTGGCTTTGCTGATTCTGGGCGGGTTTGTCTTGATCATCCTCAACGCTTCCCGCATGACCACGGCAGTGGAGTCGCAAATGGAGATCGCCGCTTTCCTAAAAGTGGATGCCAGTCAGAAGGATGTCGATGGGGTCGGGTATCTGATCCGCCAGCTTCCCGGGGTTAGTTCGGTGGAGTTGGTGACTAAAGAGCAAGGATTGGCTCAAGTGGGGCCAGCCCTGGGCGGGGAAAGCCAACTCTTGGCCGCCCTGGGCGGGGAAAATCCGCTGCCCGATTATTACCGAGTGAAGGTAGAGCGGCCGGAACAGGTTATCCCCACTGCTCAAGCGATTGCCCGGATGCCTCATGTGGATGAAGTCCGCTACGGACAAGGAACCATCGAGAAGCTGCTGGCCTTTACTCGCTGGCTGCGGCTTATCGGCACTACCCTGTTGGTAGCCTTGTCATTGGCGGCGGTGTTTTTGGTGGCCAATACCATCAGGATCTCAGTTTATGCCAAGAAGCGGGAGATCAGCGTGATGCGCTACGTTGGCGCCACCAATTGGTTTATACGCTGGCCCTTTATTATCGAGGGCTTCTTGCTGGGGGCGCTGGGCGGCGGCATAGCGGTTTTCATATTGATGCTTGGGTACCAAACCATGCTCAACTATGTCCAGTCGACCCTAAACTTCATCCCTTGGGTTACGGATCCGGCTTTGATGCGGGACATGGTCTTGGGGTTAGTGGCCCTGGGCGCAGTAGTAGGAGTGCTGGGGAGCATCATTTCCATGCGCCGCTACCTCGAAGCCTAA
- a CDS encoding response regulator yields MLIDRPEPMDVLIVDDEARLCQLLEQYLATKGIKAISTTKGSQVAELMQNHQPKVVLVDLRLSDMSGLEVAEGIRKGGAKSAIIMVSAFLSPADSQKAKSLGIDGLLEKPFDLEKAWEHVQQGMEIYRRRQQQE; encoded by the coding sequence GTGTTGATCGATCGGCCTGAACCTATGGATGTGCTAATCGTGGACGACGAGGCTCGCCTGTGCCAATTGTTGGAACAGTATTTGGCGACTAAGGGTATCAAAGCCATAAGCACTACTAAAGGATCTCAGGTAGCAGAACTAATGCAAAACCACCAGCCCAAGGTAGTGCTGGTAGATTTGCGCTTGAGCGATATGTCCGGCCTGGAAGTAGCGGAAGGAATTAGAAAGGGGGGCGCCAAGTCTGCTATAATCATGGTAAGCGCTTTCCTTTCACCGGCCGATAGCCAAAAAGCCAAGAGCCTGGGAATAGATGGCTTGCTGGAGAAGCCCTTTGATCTTGAAAAAGCTTGGGAGCATGTCCAGCAAGGGATGGAGATCTACCGGCGGCGGCAACAACAAGAGTAG
- a CDS encoding CBS domain-containing protein, giving the protein MLARDVMVRNVIKVSTEAKVVDVVRLLAEHRIGALPVVNDRNEVVGIVTDGDIVARIRANRPLVIDALASIFIFADTEELPEKARALLGLSVTEVMTRRVITVTEETDLEMVATIMTERRLKRVPVVRGRTLVGLICRGDIIKALAQFNYPPASDHS; this is encoded by the coding sequence TTGCTGGCCCGGGACGTTATGGTCCGTAACGTAATCAAGGTTTCCACCGAGGCCAAGGTAGTCGACGTGGTACGGCTATTGGCCGAACACCGGATTGGGGCCCTGCCGGTGGTAAACGACCGCAACGAGGTGGTGGGAATCGTAACCGATGGCGATATCGTGGCTCGGATTCGCGCTAACCGCCCGCTGGTAATCGATGCCCTGGCCAGCATCTTCATATTTGCTGACACCGAGGAGCTTCCGGAAAAGGCTCGAGCCCTCCTCGGCCTCTCGGTAACCGAAGTAATGACCAGGCGGGTGATTACCGTTACTGAGGAGACCGATCTGGAGATGGTGGCTACCATTATGACCGAACGGCGCCTGAAAAGGGTGCCAGTGGTACGGGGCCGCACCCTGGTGGGCCTAATCTGCCGCGGAGATATAATCAAAGCCCTGGCCCAGTTCAACTATCCCCCGGCCTCAGACCATTCCTAA
- a CDS encoding peptidoglycan DD-metalloendopeptidase family protein: MAHRVRPLSLKRQIRWITKAVAVVSLVALLVSGVSLSPPVTASGSELDELQRQQQQIGEQIQDQQNALAQAESKVKELSQKLGELEQSIRSIEADLRALDREKQATEAQIQATQKQLEQAEQELEYRSSVLGTRLRDIYKNGQISYIEVLLQSASISDFLVRLDLLKRIAQQDKLMVEQVKAQRQRIAEQKAQLVQQKQRIEALSARIQRQRQSLADRHQEQAQLLALSKAEKQKIARALDQLEAESRQIAARIREIQSRNRRNIEGSGTSGLAWPVPGYFTITSNFGWRIHPLLGDRRFHDGVDIGAPTGATVVAAQDGIVIMATYYGGYGNCIIIDHGGGFATMYGHLSAFLVSSGQRVSKGQAIGRVGSTGWSTGPHLHFGIRLDGEPTDSLRYY, from the coding sequence GTGGCGCACAGAGTGAGGCCACTAAGCTTGAAGCGCCAAATCAGGTGGATTACCAAAGCTGTAGCTGTAGTCAGCCTAGTAGCGCTCCTGGTCTCAGGTGTGAGCTTGAGCCCGCCGGTAACTGCCAGCGGGTCCGAACTAGATGAGCTGCAGAGGCAACAGCAACAGATAGGAGAGCAGATTCAAGATCAGCAGAATGCTTTGGCCCAAGCCGAGTCGAAGGTGAAAGAGCTCTCTCAAAAGCTAGGGGAGCTGGAACAAAGCATTCGCTCCATCGAGGCCGACCTTCGGGCCTTGGATCGCGAAAAGCAAGCCACCGAGGCTCAGATTCAAGCCACTCAGAAACAGCTGGAGCAAGCTGAACAGGAGCTGGAATACCGAAGCTCAGTTTTAGGTACCCGTTTACGCGATATTTATAAAAACGGGCAAATTAGCTACATAGAGGTTCTGCTGCAATCTGCCAGTATCAGCGATTTCCTGGTTCGGCTGGATCTGCTGAAACGGATTGCCCAGCAGGACAAGCTGATGGTGGAGCAGGTCAAAGCCCAGCGACAGCGGATTGCTGAGCAGAAGGCGCAGCTTGTGCAACAAAAGCAGCGCATTGAAGCCTTGTCGGCGCGCATCCAACGGCAAAGGCAGAGCTTGGCTGATCGTCACCAGGAGCAAGCTCAGCTTCTCGCCCTTTCTAAGGCTGAGAAGCAGAAGATTGCTCGGGCACTGGACCAGCTGGAGGCTGAATCCCGGCAGATCGCGGCCAGGATCCGCGAGATCCAGAGCCGCAACCGGCGCAACATCGAGGGCTCGGGCACGTCCGGGTTAGCTTGGCCGGTGCCGGGGTATTTCACCATCACCTCGAACTTTGGGTGGCGGATTCACCCGCTTTTAGGGGATCGGCGCTTCCACGATGGGGTAGACATTGGGGCCCCAACCGGCGCTACGGTGGTGGCTGCCCAGGATGGCATAGTAATCATGGCCACCTACTACGGGGGCTACGGCAACTGCATCATCATCGATCATGGTGGTGGCTTTGCTACCATGTATGGTCACCTTTCAGCTTTTCTGGTGAGTTCAGGTCAGAGGGTCAGCAAGGGGCAGGCCATTGGTCGGGTCGGCAGTACCGGGTGGTCAACCGGTCCCCACCTACATTTTGGAATTAGACTTGACGGAGAGCCAACTGACTCGTTACGCTATTACTAG
- a CDS encoding PDZ domain-containing protein, producing MLPWRQLAVVILQALAQAVINPLFWVVVVFIAWQYQRLLQTRRQLFGVKSPQVWKPTLVATAQGIVGGLVGSLIMVVTGISLSHIGAVYLWALALLLMLISPHLLCFSYSGGIIATFSLIFGVPKIDVPQLMGLVAVLHMVESLLIRFSGHLGATPVYAQAGDGQVVGAFNLQRLWPIPIVGLVLAGGVNLPPDSMVAMPNWWPLIRPTLENPEHGVYLLLPVIAALGYGDLALAHTPNQKRHSSAISLAMFSFILLGLSVLASYFHRLSILPALFAPLGHEFIIRRGQAVEMQGKPIYVPSDRGVRVLDALEGFPAYLAGVRSGDIIVAVNGTKVNSRRDLEERLAEATTRVHLEVLPSELEMPPQRRTRSLTVERMLEQPLGLILVPEGLDQPHVRLERGGWIIRWWRKRWEPGAK from the coding sequence ATGTTACCTTGGCGGCAACTGGCGGTTGTAATCCTCCAAGCTTTAGCCCAGGCGGTGATCAACCCCCTGTTCTGGGTGGTGGTGGTATTTATTGCCTGGCAGTACCAGCGCCTCCTGCAGACGCGCAGGCAGCTATTTGGGGTTAAGTCTCCCCAAGTATGGAAACCTACCCTGGTAGCCACTGCCCAAGGAATAGTGGGGGGGTTAGTGGGGAGCCTAATAATGGTGGTGACAGGCATCTCCTTGTCCCATATTGGGGCGGTATACCTGTGGGCGTTAGCTTTGCTGCTGATGCTGATAAGCCCCCACTTGCTGTGTTTTTCTTACTCCGGGGGCATAATTGCAACTTTTTCGTTGATCTTTGGAGTACCAAAGATCGATGTGCCTCAGTTAATGGGGTTAGTGGCCGTGTTGCACATGGTGGAAAGCTTGCTAATCCGTTTCTCTGGTCATCTAGGCGCCACGCCGGTCTACGCTCAGGCTGGGGATGGGCAGGTGGTAGGTGCTTTCAACTTGCAGCGCTTGTGGCCGATTCCCATTGTGGGCTTGGTGCTCGCCGGCGGGGTGAATCTGCCGCCGGACAGCATGGTAGCTATGCCCAACTGGTGGCCGTTGATCCGGCCTACCCTGGAAAACCCTGAGCATGGGGTGTATTTGCTCTTACCAGTGATAGCAGCTTTGGGTTATGGGGACTTGGCCCTAGCGCATACCCCCAATCAAAAACGTCATAGCTCGGCCATTAGCTTGGCCATGTTCAGCTTCATCCTGTTGGGGTTGTCAGTGCTGGCTTCGTATTTTCACCGGCTGTCCATTTTGCCGGCACTATTTGCGCCCTTAGGACATGAATTCATCATCCGCCGAGGTCAGGCGGTGGAGATGCAGGGGAAACCCATCTATGTGCCTTCGGACCGGGGGGTGCGAGTTCTTGATGCTTTGGAGGGGTTTCCTGCTTATTTGGCGGGAGTAAGGAGCGGAGATATTATTGTGGCCGTCAACGGCACCAAGGTTAATAGCCGTAGAGATCTAGAGGAGAGGCTAGCGGAGGCGACCACCAGGGTCCATCTCGAGGTCTTGCCGTCAGAATTAGAAATGCCACCCCAGCGGCGTACCAGATCGCTTACGGTAGAAAGGATGCTGGAGCAACCCTTGGGCCTGATTCTAGTTCCGGAAGGGCTGGATCAGCCCCACGTGCGGCTAGAAAGAGGGGGGTGGATTATTCGCTGGTGGCGAAAGAGGTGGGAGCCGGGAGCTAAATAA
- a CDS encoding S41 family peptidase: MAAGLRTLALVFSVVVTVSVGTFIATHYHEVEQIVQVVSLLKSQSLSNPTTSQILHGALSGMVQSLNDPYSVYLEPSAYQQLKAQVSGNYGGVGLVIDMREGVLEVVLPFPKTPAYRAGIKKGDLIVKIGDQQTAGMDLEKAAELLKGPPGSQVTVSVQRPGETRLRDFVLTREVIQIPTVESKLLPRPLPIGYVRLTMFSDHTGQELGQALNELRQQGAKAIVLDLRNNPGGSLRAAVEVASYFIPRGPVVHLEYRARKETYEALGNYLQLPLAVLINRTSASASEIVAGAIKDNGTGTLIGERTFGKGLVQTLFEIDSQAAVKLTTARYLTPKGHDINSKGIEPDITIKLDAQTEERILTHSPDLGHDPQLQKAVELVSRKAA, translated from the coding sequence CTGGCAGCAGGTTTACGCACCCTAGCTTTAGTATTCTCAGTAGTAGTGACGGTGAGCGTAGGCACCTTTATTGCTACCCATTACCACGAAGTGGAACAAATCGTCCAAGTGGTTTCGCTCTTAAAGAGTCAGAGCCTATCTAATCCAACTACCTCCCAGATCCTTCACGGTGCTCTATCCGGCATGGTTCAATCTCTGAATGACCCCTATTCTGTGTATTTGGAGCCATCGGCGTACCAACAGCTGAAAGCTCAGGTGTCAGGCAACTATGGGGGAGTTGGCTTAGTAATTGACATGCGGGAAGGGGTACTGGAAGTAGTGCTGCCTTTCCCTAAGACCCCCGCCTACCGGGCCGGCATCAAAAAAGGAGACCTCATCGTTAAGATAGGCGACCAACAAACGGCGGGAATGGATCTGGAAAAGGCAGCGGAGTTGCTCAAAGGGCCGCCTGGGTCCCAGGTGACGGTGTCGGTGCAACGCCCAGGTGAAACTAGGCTCCGGGATTTTGTTCTTACCCGGGAGGTTATCCAGATCCCCACGGTAGAAAGCAAGTTGCTACCCCGGCCCTTGCCTATCGGTTATGTGCGCCTGACCATGTTTAGCGACCACACCGGTCAAGAGTTGGGACAGGCCTTAAACGAGCTCCGGCAGCAGGGTGCCAAAGCCATAGTCCTGGACCTACGCAATAACCCGGGTGGATCATTGCGGGCGGCGGTGGAGGTGGCCAGCTACTTTATTCCCCGGGGGCCAGTGGTGCATCTGGAATACCGGGCTCGGAAGGAAACCTATGAGGCCTTGGGGAATTACCTGCAACTACCTCTGGCGGTGCTAATCAACCGGACTAGCGCCAGCGCCTCGGAGATTGTTGCTGGCGCTATCAAGGATAACGGTACCGGTACCTTAATTGGGGAGAGGACCTTTGGCAAAGGATTGGTACAAACGCTGTTTGAAATTGATTCCCAAGCGGCAGTGAAGCTCACTACGGCCCGCTACCTGACTCCTAAGGGACATGACATTAATAGCAAAGGGATAGAGCCAGACATTACCATCAAGTTGGATGCCCAAACTGAAGAGCGGATCCTCACCCACAGCCCTGACTTGGGGCACGATCCTCAGCTCCAAAAAGCCGTGGAGCTCGTATCCCGAAAGGCGGCCTAA
- the ftsE gene encoding cell division ATP-binding protein FtsE → MIQFLNVSKIYSGGNKALVDVSFRIEKGEFVFIVGPSGAGKTTLIKLLMREEQPSKGQVLLEGKNIGRLKPSEVPWVRRRMGVVFQDFRLLEDRTVFENVALAMEVVGASPGEIRRRVPEVLGQVGLGDKLGAYPVQLSGGEQQRAAIARAIVNRPGLVVADEPTGNLDPGISQEVIDLLVDVNKSGTTVIVATHAQALVNAMRKRVLTLNRGRLIRDEERGLYRLEA, encoded by the coding sequence TTGATCCAATTCTTAAACGTTTCCAAGATATACTCGGGAGGAAATAAGGCCCTGGTTGATGTGTCTTTTCGTATTGAGAAGGGGGAATTCGTGTTCATCGTCGGCCCCAGCGGGGCAGGTAAGACCACCTTGATTAAATTGCTAATGCGGGAAGAGCAACCTTCCAAGGGACAGGTCCTCCTGGAGGGGAAAAACATTGGTAGGCTAAAGCCCTCGGAGGTCCCTTGGGTGCGTCGGCGGATGGGAGTGGTCTTCCAGGATTTCCGCCTGTTGGAGGATCGCACGGTGTTTGAAAACGTGGCCTTGGCCATGGAAGTGGTAGGTGCTAGTCCTGGAGAAATCCGGCGGCGAGTTCCCGAGGTACTAGGCCAAGTTGGTTTAGGGGACAAGCTAGGAGCCTATCCGGTCCAACTTTCTGGTGGAGAACAGCAGCGGGCGGCCATAGCTCGAGCTATTGTGAATCGGCCGGGTTTGGTAGTGGCTGATGAACCCACGGGTAATCTAGACCCAGGCATCAGCCAAGAGGTGATTGATTTGCTGGTAGATGTAAATAAGAGCGGAACTACGGTCATAGTGGCTACCCACGCCCAGGCCCTGGTCAACGCCATGCGCAAGCGCGTGCTCACCCTCAACCGCGGGCGATTAATCCGGGATGAGGAAAGGGGGTTGTACCGACTTGAGGCCTAG